The Jannaschia sp. GRR-S6-38 genomic interval CCGCCCGCAGCAACGGCGCGACATAGGGGATGAGCCGCGAGAGCGCGGTCACGTTCACGTCCAGCGCCTTCGCCATGTCCTTCTCGGCCACCATGCTCGCGGGGCTGAGCGGGGGGGCATGCACCGCCGTGTGCACCCAGAGCGGCAGCTTGCCCCAGCGGTCGTAGATCGAGCGGCAGAGATGCTGCATCGCGCCCGCATCGGTGATGTCCATCGGGGCCAGCGTCGCCTGACCGCCCGCGGCCTTGATGCGGTCGTCCAGTTCCTCCAGCCCGCCCTGCGTGCGGGCGACGGCGAGGACGTGGCAGCCTTGCGCGGCCAGATGCTCGGCGATGGCGGCGCCGAGGCCGCGCGATGCGCCGGTGACGAGGGCGAGTTCGGGTATGCTCATGCCCGCCCCGTGCCACGTCGCGCGCGTCGCATCAAGGCGGGCCACCTTGACGGCGCGCCCGGGCGCGCGGAAAAGGTCGGGACTGATTTTGATCAACAGGAGGTCGCAATGACCCTGACCGCCAAGGCCCTGGGGCCGATGAATGCCACCAAGCAGATCGGGCTGGTCCTGGCAGGGACGCTGCTGCTGACCGCGGCCAGCCAGATCTCCGTGCCGTTCTTCCCGGTGCCGATGACGCTGCAGACGCTGGCCGTGCTGTTCGTGGGCTTCGCGATGGGGTCGCGTCTGGGCGCGCTGACCGTGCTCGCCTGGCTGGGCCAGGCGGCGCTGGGCGCGCCGGTCCTGTCGAATTTCGGCAACGCCGCCGCCTTCGCGGGCCCGACCGCGGGCTTCCTCCTGGGCTTCGTCGGCATGGCCTGGCTCGCCGGGCTCGCCACCGATCGCGGGCTGACCGGCCCGGTCAAGCTGTCTGCGGTGGCGCTGGCGGCCTCGGCGCTGCTCTACCTGCCGGGTCTCGCCTGGCCGCTGGGCGTGGCGCAGCTTGCCGGGATCGAGGCCGGCTGGGCCGGGCTGACCTTCGACAAGGTCGTTGCGGGCTTCATGCTGCCCTTCCTTCTGGGCGACGCCGTCAAGGCCGTGCTGGCCGCGCTGATCGTCTCGGGCGGGATGCGCGTGCTGTCGAAGCGCGACGCCTGATCCGTCAGGACACGAGCAAGGGGGCCGTGCCGGGCTGGCGCGGCCCTTTCTGTTTGCGCGCCGCCGCCCGCGCCCAGATGCGCAGCGCGACGGCCTCCAGGTCCGACCCCTCGGCCTCCAGCATCCGGCTGATCACGCTGACGGGCGTGAAGGTCCAGAAGCTGCAGGCCTCCAGCAAGTAGGGCTGGCCGGTCTCGGCATGGATGCGGAAGTCGAAGAGCGAGTAATCCCGCGAGCCCAGCGCCGCATGCATCGTCAGCGCCGCCTCCGCCAGCGCGCCGTGCAGGCCGGGCGCCAGCTCGGCCGGGCAGGTCGTCGCGAGGCTCGGCCGCTCCCACGCGCCCATGGTGACGGCGCCGCCCTCGTCCAGGGCGACCTTGTCGGCGCGTTCGCGGATCGGGTGGGCGTCGCTGACATGGTATTCCAGCACCGGCAGCACGCGGGGCACGGGGTCCTCGATCACGCCGACGCGCACCTCGCGGCCCGGGATGAAAGCTTCGGCCAGCGCGACCTCGTCATGGGCCAGGGCGTGGGCGATGGCGGCCGGCAGGTCGGCCGCGTCGCGCACCAGCGTCAGGCCCAGCGAATTGTCCTCGCTGTCGGGCTTGACGACCACGGGCAGGTCCATCCGCGGGACCGGGGCGCCGGGGATCAGCCGCTCCGACGCGGCGGTGCGCAGCCCGGCCTCGCGGGCCAGCGCCTTGGTGGCGAGCTTCGAGGTCGCGGTGACCGTCGCGGCCAGCGGCGGACCCACCACCGGCACGTCCAGCACCGTCTCGAAAAGCGACCGCCACGCCGTCATCCCCGGCTTGCAGAACATGTGCGGCACCACGAGGTCGAACCCCGCCGCCAGCTCCAACGCGGCGGAGCGCGGCAGGTCGCGCCCATCCCATCCGATCCGGCCGTCCGGCTCGACGGTCATCAGCGCCGTGCGCACGCCTTTCGGTCGGACGACATTGCGCTGATAGGTGAGGGACAGGTCGCGGTAGAACCGCGTCGTGGTCGCGCCGGCGACATGCAGGACCCGCATCGGCAGCCCTCCGGAAAAGGTTTCGTGCCGGAGAGTTAGCCCGCGCGCCCGGCGGGTCGAGCGCGGGCAGTTCCGCCCCCGCCGCCCGCGGCCTCGGCATGCAGCCGGGCCAGCGCGCGTTCGCAGATGCCGAGCTCGAGCCATTGGCAGCCGTCGCAGATCCGCGACAGGTCGCCCGGCGCGACATGGTCGAGCACGCGCTCGAGGCACGCGCCCCAGGTCAGCCGGTCCCCCGGCGCAATCCGCAGCGCCGCCGCGTGCTGCCGGTCGAGCGCCGAGACGGTCGCCTGTTTCGTGCAGCCCAGGCCGTCGCGGTTGGGGCAGGGCGCGCAGAGGGCGTCGGCCTGTCCGGTGATCAGGATCTCGGTGCGGGGGCCGTCGGGCGCGCGCAATCCGCCCATCACGATCCGGGCCATGTTGGAGGTGAAGGCGTCATCGTATCCCCGGCCCTCGAAGCCGATCGCGCAAAGCACGTGATGGGGACGCAGCCGCAAGCTCATCGAGGCAGGGTGGCCGGGCGGGGCAGGTCTGGCAATCGAAGGCTTGTGGCGGCGCTTATTCGGCTGCCTTCAGCCGAAACCCCTTTTCCAGCTGGTCCGAGGGCTCGACCGGATACTCGCCCGAAAAACAGGCGTCGCAATATTGCGGCGCGTCCGGATCGCGGCCGCCCGCCTCGCCCACCGCGCGGTAGAGCCCGTCGAGCGAGATGAAGCGCAGGCTGTCCACGCCCAGATGCTCGCGCATCTCCTCCTCGGTCATGGTGGCGGCCAGCAGCTTCTCGCGCTCGGGCGTGTCGACGCCATAGAAACAGGGCCATGCCGTCGGCGGCGAGGCGATGCGGAAATGCACCTCGGCCGCGCCGGCATCGAGGATCATCTCCTTGATCTTGCGGCTGGTGGTGCCGCGCACGACGCTGTCGTCGACCAGGATGATCCGCTTGCCGCGCACCAGCGCCCGGTTCACATTCAGCTTCAGCCGCACGCCCATGTTCCGGATCGACTCGGTCGGCTCGATGAAGGTCCGGCCCATATACTGGTTGCGGATGATCCCCATCGCGTAGGGGATGCCCGACTCCAGCCCGTAGCCGATCGCGGCGGGGGTTCCGGAATCGGGGACCGGGCAGACGAGATCGGCATCGACCGGCGCTTCCTTGGCCAGTTCGCGGCCGATCGCCTCGCGGGTGGAATAGACCGACCGGCCGCCCAGGATCGAATCGGGGCGGCTGAAATAGACATGCTCGAAGATGCAGAAGCGCGGGCGCTTCTGCTCGAACGGGCGATGCGAGGTCAGGCCCTCGGGCGAGATCACGACCATCTCGCCCGGCTCCACCTCGCGCAGGAACTCGGCCCCGATGATGTCGAGCGCGCAGGTCTCCGACGCCAGGACCCAGCCATCGGCCACCTTGCCCAGCACCAGCGGCCGCACGCCCAGCGGATCGCGCACGCCGATCAGCTTGGTGCGCGTCATCGCGACGACGCTGAAGGCGCCCTCCACCCGGCGCAGCGCGTCCTTCATCCGCTCGGGGATGTTGCGCTGCAGGCTGCGGGCCATGAGGTGGATGATGCATTCGCTGTCCGACGAGGACTGGAAGATCGAGCCGCGCTCGATCAGCTCGCGGCGCAGCGCGTCAGCGTTGGTGATGTTGCCGTTATGCGCGATGGCCGCGCCGCCCATGGCGAATTCGCCGAAGAAGGGCTGCACGTCGCGGATTGCGGTCTGGCCCTTCGAGCCGGCGGTGGAATAGCGGACATGGCCGATGGCCAGCGTGCCGGGCAGGGCGTCCATCACCGTCTGGCTGGTGAAGCTGTCGCGCACATAGCCGAAGCGGCGGACCGAGTTGAAGCCGTGCTCGGCATCGTGGACGACGATGCCGCCGGCCTCCTGGCCGCGATGCTGCAGCGCGTGCAGGCCCAGCGCGGTGAAATTCGCCGCCTCGGAGACGCCGATCACGCCGAAGATGCCACATTCCTCCTTCAGCTTGTCGCCGTCCTCGGACGGCTCGAAGGGGTGGCTGCGCCAGAGGCTCATCGCGGGTCCCTTTCGCGGGGGCTGCAACTCAGGCCCAGATAGGCGAAGCGGGCGGCAGTGTCACGGGGCCCCGAACGGATCGGTCCGAGATTCAGGCCTCGGGTCCGAAGCACTCGCCGACCAGCGCCTCGTAGCGGGTCAGGATCCAGCCGGGCGCGTCCTCGGGGATCTGCTCCTCGATATTGCCCTTGGCGCGACCGAAGATCGTGGCCGACCGGCTGTCCTCGACCGCGGCGATGCCCTCGTTCACGATCACGCGGTCATAGACCACGAAGGCCACCGCGATCAGCAGCACGCCGCGCAGCACGCCGAAGAGGAAGCCCAGCCCCTGATCGAACGGCCCCAGCGCCGAATGGCGCACGGCCGAGGACAGAAGCGGGGTGAAGAAGGACACGATCAGAAGCGAGACGATGAAGACCAGCGCGAAGGCCCCGATCACCGACAGCTCGCAGCTATCGCCCAGGAAGTCGCCGACATAGGGGATCTCGCGCACCAGGGGCTCGGCCGCGCCGGCGAAGGTGAAGGCCAGCACCGCCGCGGCGACCCAGCCAAGGATCGCCATCGTCTCGCGCAGCAAGCCGCGGGAATAGGCCAAGATCGCGGAGATGACGATCACGGCCGCGACCGCGCCGTCCACCCAGGTGAAACCGTCCATAAGCGTCCCTCGTGTGGGGGTCAGCCCGCGCCGAACACCTCGCCCACGAGGGTCGCGAGGTCCGGCAGAAGCCGCAAGGCGATCCCGCCCGCATCCCCGGTCTTGCAGCCCCTGGGGGCCATCGCGGCGGTAAAACCAAGTTTGGCGGCCTCTTTCAACCGGTTTTCCGCCTGCGCGACGGGGCGCAGCGCGCCCGACAGCGACAACTCGCCAAAGACCACCGTCTCGGGCGGCACGCCGGCATCTTCGCGCGCCGACAGAAGCGCGCAGGCCACGGCGAGGTCGGCGGCCGGTTCGGAGATGCGGATCCCGCCGGCCACGTTGAGATAGACGTCGAGCCCCGCGAAGCTGATCCCGGTCCGCGCCTCGAGCACGGCAAGGATCATCGACAGGCGCGAGCCGTCCCATCCCACCACCGCCCGGCGCGGCTGCGCCAGTTGCGAGGGCGCGACCAGGGCCTGGATCTCGACCAGCACGGGGCGCGTCCCCTCGATCCCCGCGAAGACGACCGAGCCGGGCGCGGGCGCGTCGCGGTCCCCCAGGAACAGCGCCGAGGGGTTCGCCACCTCGGCCAGCCCGCCGCCCGTCATTTCGAAGACGCCGATCTCGTCGGCGGGGCCGAAGCGGTTCTTGACGGCGCGCAGGATGCGGAACTGGTGGCCGCGCTCGCCCTCGAAATAGAGCACGGTATCCACCATGTGCTCGACCACGCGGGGCCCCGCGATCTGGCCCTCCTTGGTGACATGGCCCACCAGGACGACGGCGGTGCCGAAGCGCTTGGCGAATTGCGTCAGCTCCTGCGCGCAGGCGCGGACTTGGGCGACCGAGCCGGGCGCGCTTTCGACGGTGTCCACCCACATGGTCTGGATCGAATCGACGATGGCGAGCGCCGGGCGCTCGGCCTCGAGCGTCGTCAGCACGTCGCGCAGGTTGGTTTCGGCCGCGAGCTTGACGGGGCTGTCGCCGAGGCCCAGCCGCTGGGCGCGCATCCGCACCTGCGCCGTGGCCTCCTCGCCCGAGACGTAGATGACGGGCTGCCCCTCACGCGCGAAGGCGGCGGCGGCCTGCAGCAGGAGCGTGGACTTGCCGATGCCCGGGTCGCCGCCCACCAGCGTGGCCGAGGCCGGCACCAGGCCGCCGCCCAGCACGCGGTCCAGCTCGCCCAGCCCCGACAGGGTGCGCGGCGGAGGTGCCTCCTCGGTCTGCAGATCGGTCAGGGCGACGCGGCGGCCCTTGGCGGTGCCCAGTGCCTTCCGCGAGGGGCCCTGGCTGAGCGGGACCTCCTCCTGGATCGTATTCCACGCGCCGCAATTGTCGCAGCGCCCGGTCCATTTCTTGTGGATCGCACCGCAATCGGTGCAGGCGAACTGGGTGACGGGCTTGGCCATGTTCGCTGTTTGGTCCATCCGGGCGGATGGCGCAAGGGCCGCGCGCCGTCAGGGCGCGCGGCCTGGGGCCGGGCGGATCACTCCGCCGGGTGGGCCAGCTTGTCGCCGCCGTCGCGGCGCTTCATGCCGACGACATTGGCCTTACGGTCGTGTCCGGTGAGCTTGAGCGCGTCGGTGAGTTCGGCGAGGTCCTTGCGCAGGCGGTCGAGCTGCTTCTCGGCCATGCCTTCCTCGACCGAGACGGCCTGCATCCAGCGCTTGATCTCCTTCACGGTGGCCTGCGCCATCGAGATGCGCTGACGGTAGTCCTCCACCTCGGCCTGACGCTGGCGCAGGAAGGAGCGCGCGCGCTCGACCTTCTCGTCGGAATAGATCTCGGCCAGCTCGTGGCTCTCCACGCTCATCTGCGCGGCGACCTGGAGCACGTCATGCTCCAGCTCCGCCAGGTCGGGATTGGCGCGCATCCATTCCAACCGCTCGCGCATGGCGTCGAATTCGCGGCTGAGCTGGAAGGTCCCCTCGCGGTCGGCGCGGTGGACGTATTCAT includes:
- a CDS encoding SDR family NAD(P)-dependent oxidoreductase, with protein sequence MSIPELALVTGASRGLGAAIAEHLAAQGCHVLAVARTQGGLEELDDRIKAAGGQATLAPMDITDAGAMQHLCRSIYDRWGKLPLWVHTAVHAPPLSPASMVAEKDMAKALDVNVTALSRLIPYVAPLLRAAGGGTAVFFDDDRPLQFAAAYGATKAAQRAMIGAWQAEATTPDAPTLHLLTPRPMPTALRARFHPGEDRANLADPKAEAARLMDQVLA
- a CDS encoding biotin transporter BioY, whose translation is MTLTAKALGPMNATKQIGLVLAGTLLLTAASQISVPFFPVPMTLQTLAVLFVGFAMGSRLGALTVLAWLGQAALGAPVLSNFGNAAAFAGPTAGFLLGFVGMAWLAGLATDRGLTGPVKLSAVALAASALLYLPGLAWPLGVAQLAGIEAGWAGLTFDKVVAGFMLPFLLGDAVKAVLAALIVSGGMRVLSKRDA
- a CDS encoding D-alanine--D-alanine ligase family protein, whose product is MRVLHVAGATTTRFYRDLSLTYQRNVVRPKGVRTALMTVEPDGRIGWDGRDLPRSAALELAAGFDLVVPHMFCKPGMTAWRSLFETVLDVPVVGPPLAATVTATSKLATKALAREAGLRTAASERLIPGAPVPRMDLPVVVKPDSEDNSLGLTLVRDAADLPAAIAHALAHDEVALAEAFIPGREVRVGVIEDPVPRVLPVLEYHVSDAHPIRERADKVALDEGGAVTMGAWERPSLATTCPAELAPGLHGALAEAALTMHAALGSRDYSLFDFRIHAETGQPYLLEACSFWTFTPVSVISRMLEAEGSDLEAVALRIWARAAARKQKGPRQPGTAPLLVS
- a CDS encoding DUF1284 domain-containing protein, whose amino-acid sequence is MSLRLRPHHVLCAIGFEGRGYDDAFTSNMARIVMGGLRAPDGPRTEILITGQADALCAPCPNRDGLGCTKQATVSALDRQHAAALRIAPGDRLTWGACLERVLDHVAPGDLSRICDGCQWLELGICERALARLHAEAAGGGGGTARARPAGRAG
- the purF gene encoding amidophosphoribosyltransferase; this translates as MSLWRSHPFEPSEDGDKLKEECGIFGVIGVSEAANFTALGLHALQHRGQEAGGIVVHDAEHGFNSVRRFGYVRDSFTSQTVMDALPGTLAIGHVRYSTAGSKGQTAIRDVQPFFGEFAMGGAAIAHNGNITNADALRRELIERGSIFQSSSDSECIIHLMARSLQRNIPERMKDALRRVEGAFSVVAMTRTKLIGVRDPLGVRPLVLGKVADGWVLASETCALDIIGAEFLREVEPGEMVVISPEGLTSHRPFEQKRPRFCIFEHVYFSRPDSILGGRSVYSTREAIGRELAKEAPVDADLVCPVPDSGTPAAIGYGLESGIPYAMGIIRNQYMGRTFIEPTESIRNMGVRLKLNVNRALVRGKRIILVDDSVVRGTTSRKIKEMILDAGAAEVHFRIASPPTAWPCFYGVDTPEREKLLAATMTEEEMREHLGVDSLRFISLDGLYRAVGEAGGRDPDAPQYCDACFSGEYPVEPSDQLEKGFRLKAAE
- a CDS encoding CvpA family protein, with product MDGFTWVDGAVAAVIVISAILAYSRGLLRETMAILGWVAAAVLAFTFAGAAEPLVREIPYVGDFLGDSCELSVIGAFALVFIVSLLIVSFFTPLLSSAVRHSALGPFDQGLGFLFGVLRGVLLIAVAFVVYDRVIVNEGIAAVEDSRSATIFGRAKGNIEEQIPEDAPGWILTRYEALVGECFGPEA
- the radA gene encoding DNA repair protein RadA; amino-acid sequence: MAKPVTQFACTDCGAIHKKWTGRCDNCGAWNTIQEEVPLSQGPSRKALGTAKGRRVALTDLQTEEAPPPRTLSGLGELDRVLGGGLVPASATLVGGDPGIGKSTLLLQAAAAFAREGQPVIYVSGEEATAQVRMRAQRLGLGDSPVKLAAETNLRDVLTTLEAERPALAIVDSIQTMWVDTVESAPGSVAQVRACAQELTQFAKRFGTAVVLVGHVTKEGQIAGPRVVEHMVDTVLYFEGERGHQFRILRAVKNRFGPADEIGVFEMTGGGLAEVANPSALFLGDRDAPAPGSVVFAGIEGTRPVLVEIQALVAPSQLAQPRRAVVGWDGSRLSMILAVLEARTGISFAGLDVYLNVAGGIRISEPAADLAVACALLSAREDAGVPPETVVFGELSLSGALRPVAQAENRLKEAAKLGFTAAMAPRGCKTGDAGGIALRLLPDLATLVGEVFGAG
- a CDS encoding DNA repair protein; this translates as MNKQYYSVAVATNVLQQLCTLLLVVATLGLAAATGAAFGGLLPWIELPIAIGGERIVNGGMIVQIGLTGLLLVLMGFLPSNARVRRFELTNRDFHLSMEDVAHAYEYVHRADREGTFQLSREFDAMRERLEWMRANPDLAELEHDVLQVAAQMSVESHELAEIYSDEKVERARSFLRQRQAEVEDYRQRISMAQATVKEIKRWMQAVSVEEGMAEKQLDRLRKDLAELTDALKLTGHDRKANVVGMKRRDGGDKLAHPAE